A stretch of Physeter macrocephalus isolate SW-GA chromosome 1, ASM283717v5, whole genome shotgun sequence DNA encodes these proteins:
- the ZDHHC23 gene encoding palmitoyltransferase ZDHHC23 has translation MTKKGSMKPAKKNKAEEPELEPLCCCEYLDRNGEKNHVAACLCDCQDLDEGCDRWITCKSVQPETYERIMDTISDRLRIPWLRGARKVNVSLLPPLFLLPVFLRVASWHFLLGVVVLTSLPVLALWYYYLTHRRKEQTLFFLSLGLFSLGYMYYVFLQEVVPRGRVGPTQLALLTCGILLILLALCRAKKDPGYLRNPENDDRSLSGSQTECLNRTGPEKPKGYPGADPAGGLNNRAPKDEPKGCPRTSAGSPSTGKEDWCAKCRLLRPARAWHCRICGVCVRRMDHHCVWINSCVGESNHQAFMLALLIFLLTSVYGITLTLDTICTDRSVFTALFYCPGVYANYSSALCFTCVWYSVIIMGGMAYIFLIQLINISYNVTEREVQQALRQKTGRRLLCGLIVDTGQYNRGFLRNWHQFSTLGTHPFHHPAEDIV, from the exons ATGACCAAGAAGGGCAGTATGAAGCCAGCGAAGAAAAACAAAGCGGAAGAACCTGAACTGGAGCCCCTGTGCTGCTGCGAGTACCTAGATCGAAATGGGGAAAAGAACCACGTGGCTGCTTGTTTGTGTGATTGCCAAGATCTGGATGAAGGGTGTGATAG ATGGATCACGTGTAAGTCCGTGCAGCCCGAGACCTACGAAAGGATCATGGATACGATCTCTGACCGCCTCCGGATTCCGTGGCTTAGGGGAGCCAGGAAAGTTAACGTTAGCCTCCTTCCCCCACTCTTCCTGCTGCCTGTCTTCCTCCGAGTGGCTTCGTGGCATTTCCTCCTGGGGGTGGTGGTTTTGACCTCCCTCCCTGTGCTGGCTCTGTGGTACTACTACCTCACtcacagaaggaaagaacagaCTCTGTTTTTCCTGAGCCTCGGACTGTTCTCTCTGGGCTACATGTACTACGTGTTCCTGCAGGAGGTGGTCCCCAGGGGGCGTGTAGGGCCCACTCAGCTGGCTCTGCTTACCTGCGGGATACTTCTCATACTCTTAGCCTTGTGCCGAGCCAAGAAGGATCCAGGCTACCTCAGAAACCCAGAAAACGATGACAGATCTCTAAGCGGCAGCCAAACCGAATGCCTGAACAGGACAGGGCCGGAGAAGCCCAAAGGGTACCCCGGCGCAGACCCAGCGGGCGGTCTCAACAACCGCGCGCCCAAGGATGAGCCTAAGGGCTGCCCCAGGACGTCGGCCGGAAGCCCCAGCACCGGGAAGGAGGACTGGTGCGCCAAGTGCCGGCTGCTGCGGCCGGCCCGGGCGTGGCACTGCCGGATCTGCGGCGTCTGTGTGAGGAGGATGGATCATCACTGCGTCTG GATAAATAGCTGTGTCGGAGAATCAAATCATCAAGCATTTATGCTTGCCCTTTTGATCTTCCTGCTCACCTCGGTGTATGGGATAACGCTGACCTTGGACACCATTTGTACAGATAGAAGTGTCTTCACAGCTCTCTTCTATTGCCCTGGAGTTTATGCAAATTACAG ctcagctctgtgcttcaCCTGCGTGTGGTACTCTGTGATCATCATGGGGGGCATGGCCTACATCTTCCTGATCCAGCTGATAAACATCAGCTACAACGTGACGGAGAGGGAAGTGCAGCAGGCCCTTCGACAAAAGACGGGGCGCCGGCTGCTCTGCGGGCTCATCGTGGACACAGGCCAGTACAATCGGGGCTTCCTGCGGAACTGGCACCAGTTCTCCACCCTGGGCACACACCCCTTCCACCACCCTGCTGAGGACATTGTATGA